A region from the Acuticoccus sediminis genome encodes:
- a CDS encoding Hint domain-containing protein: protein MADWAYQSYILYSEAGNSINYTSGDGVDEPGTLTDNTGDTEFDIGEELFVGETSVGTYYGSYTDGDSNVYLIVATGENVGIIYSTLDATTTESELPNNISTDDVNDTDPIPVCFLPGTLIATPDGDVRIETLQIGDVINSHQGPPIPIRWIGRQTVQMTLGPAERMLPVRVRAGALDRCVPHTDLDLTPDHGLMLDGLLCNAGALVNGTTIHPIPKAELGERYVVYHIEVEDHQLIIANGVPAETFLDNATRRTFDNYCEYVERFGETEGMQMLAAPRVLSRQRLPARLRDRLDQRALALAAPADAAA from the coding sequence GTGGCAGATTGGGCCTATCAGTCGTATATCCTGTATTCCGAAGCTGGAAACAGCATCAATTACACCTCTGGTGATGGTGTCGACGAACCCGGGACTCTGACCGATAACACCGGGGATACCGAATTCGATATCGGCGAAGAGTTGTTCGTCGGCGAGACCAGCGTCGGAACCTACTACGGATCCTATACAGACGGCGATTCGAATGTTTACCTGATTGTTGCAACCGGGGAAAACGTGGGAATCATCTACAGTACGCTCGACGCCACAACGACCGAAAGCGAACTCCCCAACAACATCTCAACGGACGACGTCAACGATACAGATCCAATCCCGGTCTGCTTCCTCCCGGGCACGCTGATCGCGACGCCCGACGGTGATGTCAGGATCGAAACGCTGCAGATCGGCGACGTGATCAACAGTCATCAGGGGCCGCCGATCCCCATTCGATGGATCGGCCGGCAGACGGTTCAGATGACCCTCGGCCCTGCGGAGCGTATGCTCCCCGTGCGTGTGCGAGCCGGTGCGCTGGACCGCTGCGTGCCCCACACGGACCTCGACCTCACGCCCGACCATGGCCTGATGCTGGACGGGCTGCTGTGCAACGCCGGCGCGCTGGTGAACGGCACGACGATCCATCCGATCCCGAAAGCCGAGCTCGGCGAACGCTACGTCGTCTACCACATCGAGGTCGAGGACCATCAGCTGATCATCGCCAACGGCGTCCCTGCCGAAACCTTCCTCGACAACGCCACGCGCCGGACCTTCGACAACTATTGCGAATACGTCGAGCGGTTCGGGGAGACCGAAGGCATGCAGATGCTGGCCGCGCCCCGGGTCCTCAGCCGGCAGCGACTCCCGGCCCGGCTGAGGGACCGGCTCGACCAGCGCGCCCTCGCCCTTGCGGCTCCTGCCGACGCCGCGGCGTAG